One Lysinibacillus sp. OF-1 DNA segment encodes these proteins:
- a CDS encoding tetratricopeptide repeat protein: MVVKQLDEQVQQVNDLFLSGQVKESYQLAKRIIMNHAVVEEEAYQFIQQHVAMLEANGYASMPHPTDEKVKQSVERTDGSYPERDVLTAYIGSQDDEQFGKVIDELLAGSIEAQANAYYTMAEYFVLAEERDKATAQYAEAIKLQPNKALYWGAFAQFLNRQEGSPYLALRLIEEAILLDGMNPRWHYIQGNIFLQLVAATKNLSYLPALEEAWNKAEKRCSAKQVALKMDLVKSRDLLTQWKKQML; this comes from the coding sequence ATGGTGGTAAAACAACTGGATGAGCAAGTTCAACAAGTTAATGACTTATTTTTGAGTGGACAGGTAAAGGAAAGCTATCAACTGGCTAAAAGAATAATAATGAATCATGCAGTGGTTGAAGAGGAGGCCTATCAATTCATCCAACAGCATGTGGCCATGCTAGAGGCGAACGGGTATGCGAGTATGCCTCACCCCACTGATGAAAAGGTGAAACAAAGTGTAGAACGCACAGATGGTTCTTATCCAGAACGAGATGTTCTCACGGCTTATATTGGGAGTCAGGATGATGAGCAATTTGGAAAAGTAATCGATGAATTATTAGCAGGGTCTATTGAAGCACAGGCGAATGCTTATTATACAATGGCGGAATACTTTGTTCTTGCTGAAGAACGAGACAAGGCAACAGCACAGTATGCAGAGGCAATCAAATTGCAGCCCAATAAGGCGCTCTATTGGGGAGCTTTTGCCCAGTTTTTGAATCGTCAGGAGGGCAGCCCCTATCTGGCATTACGATTAATTGAAGAAGCTATTCTACTAGATGGGATGAATCCACGTTGGCACTATATTCAAGGCAATATTTTTTTACAGCTAGTAGCAGCGACGAAAAATTTAAGCTATTTACCTGCCTTAGAAGAGGCGTGGAACAAAGCTGAAAAACGGTGTAGCGCTAAGCAAGTTGCATTGAAAATGGATCTTGTAAAGTCACGTGATCTGTTAACACAATGGAAAAAGCAAATGCTATAA